GCACTGCTGTGCGAGGTTTTTCATTGCTTCACCTTTTCAGTTTGCTCTGCTCAGACTGGTAGGTTTTCGCCCTACAAGACAGATTTTTAGTGCTCATCTTGGACACCTGACGGTAAAGGACTAATTGCATTTTAAAACCTACCGTTAGCAATAGTCAACTAAATCATCCTTAACAACCCTTTGGCtttctttattcattttaggactgcttttaatttttaagGAATCTGGAAAAGAATAATCTATgagttaaatatatatttcatttcAATCAGCACTTCCTGGCGACTTGCAGGAAGGTTCCCCGCTGTCCCATGACTTCTCCATGTGTGGATAATGGCTGTCATTGTCATTTACCATTTCAAGACTGATAGATGCAAATAACTTCCTTATCTTAAAGCCTACTTCAGGTTGTCACAATGGTCATATTGAagtaatttcttgattctacaggccTGGATGTGGTGGGTGAATCTGAACCTATAAAATAAGCTTAATTACAGTTAGTTAATAATTGAACAAGAAGAGAAACTATATTTTCACACAGAGCCAGGCAGGatggatagctttttttcccattatttcatttagaaactgcattttgtattctctcaggttatctttgtctgaaattaaaattaGTTGTAAGATCTAATTTAAGTGtggcaaaaaaagaagaaatctatATGGcgggaaatactttttaaattgaCTGTAAACCAATTATAATCCCCACATAAGGTATCATACAGGACATTGAAAATGCCTGAAAATCTCCTAAATATGgacatttattgtaaaaaaaatatcataGAAGTTAATTTAGTACTCCAGAGACAGACAAGCTGCTCTGGTTCTTCATCTCTCCACTTCTCAACGCCTTAAAAAAGTCCCACGTTCTCTTCAGCCTTGAATccaattataaaataaactcaaaGCAAGCACTGTTTCACAGTAAAAATATTCCATATAAGCCCTTTTGGTTTCatccatttcttttttcataaGGTTTCAGTTTGGGCGTTGACAGCAGAGGTCTGATCACGGACAGCACTGAAGTTCAAAGACTATTGTTGGTGTGAACTGGGGCAATTTAACGAGATCCAGTTGAACGAAAAGAACAACACAGAATTACATAATAATTCAAATGAAACTAAATATGCTATATGATTAATACATACATAAAAAGCCTCATGACCACTCCATAACAAGCTTTCCCCCCCGTGAGCTGGTAATTATTTGTGAGATCCTTAAGTGTGTGTCAGGCCTGACAGAAGAGAGATGAGAGACGTCGCACCAAACAACTCAATAAAATAGCAGCTTGTTGCCCCTTTATTAGTCAAATGAAAGTAATATCTGATGGTGAagtctttaaactgttttttatttttggtgaaaTCATGCAATGGAAATGTCAATTTTTCTATCCCTACAAGGCAAATTGTTAGCAATCATCTTGGATAACTATTAttgttaaaaaaggaaatgcacGTCTGGCCATTCACCTTAGAGCGTGTGATAGTTATCAACATCTGTCTCAGATGTCCACTTCTGTTGATTCACGGACAAACTTCCTGGAAAACGTCCCTCTCCTCAATTTGAGGAGAGAAATCAGCCAGCTTATCTTTTCTCATTACAAAACTCTTCAGCACTGCACCAAGTTATTGCCTTGAGTTGAAACGAGCAGAGGTCCATCACAAATTAGAAATGTAAGAGCAGATGGCAGTATTTAGAAACCTCTTCCAGTTGCAACAGAAAACCAGAGGCTCTTAATAATCAACGTTTGGCCAAAGGGCATATATTAAAGTAAGACGAAAGAAAGAAGGACAGCAGGGGAGAAGCTGGGGGTTCCTGCTGACATTTCTGTTAGGCTAGATTAGGGAAGCTTACACTCTGAACATCCACAGTACAGAGTTTGGAGTTTAATTTTCCAATTTGTATAGTTCTTTCATTTGTTGCAGCCATTTGGTATCTTTTCAATGAAATCTGTGACAGTTTTTAAGTATTCTTTCTTTAAAGGTTGATCTCCTCTTCCTCACATGGTGCAGCTGACAGGTCAGTCAAACATGCGATGTGTCGTTTGTAATTAGATTGAATCTTTCTGACTCAAAATCACTGAGACAGCAGCGAGATTAATGTTTCACCATGAAAGGCAATTAACAAAAGGAATGAACAGGAAATAAACACCCATGGAGGATTCAGAATAATTAACCAAGTGCTGACTGAAGGTAAATGCTGTGTTTGTGATTAATACAGAGGAGCGGGAAGAGGGCAGAAGTAAAGCAGTCAGAGAGAACGAGCTTTGGAGCTGATGGACAGGCTGCAGATTTGTCTTGTATTTGGACAGGATAAATTTCCCTGCTGACCTCCGCTTTCAGTCAGCATGAGTGTTTTATGATAGAACTGCCGTTACTCTCTTATTAGTTGTTAAATATAATCCAGCAGCAGCATCTGGTTAGCTTCGCTTCACATTAACActccaaaaatggaaaaaacaaccCTGTGATTTAAATTTTTGAAACTTTTAATCCCGATATAATAAAGGTTTGTGATAGATGCCAGGAATACAAACCGAGGAGGTTGATATTTTTATGTAACAGCATCCACTGAATACGCGTTGTTACTGCGATGTGGTGGCATGTAGTTATGGCCCATTAACTGATCAGAAATAGAACCAATGTTTGAGTTTCTGACCAGCCAGTCACCGATATAGCCaatcagttaaaaataaaatcgtCCAGTTATGGTCACCAGATATTTCTCAGCGGATTTCTGCAGTTTAACACAAATTAACTGTCATTTAGTGCATTTCAGAGTAATTGTAGCCTAATTTATGATCACCTGCACCCAATATTTAAATAACCAGCAGCTCATTGATGATTGCCTGGTAAAAATTAAGCATTCAACAAAAAGCCCAActatgcaaataaataaattctaaccTAATTTATCTAGTTGTCTCTATTTTTGGACATGAAAACTCCCTGACTGTAGATACTTACTAAAAGCTTGATCCTAGCGCTGTGTTGTGTTATTCTGTTGTTGTTTGAACAAAGCTGAAGGAGATTTTGATCAACTTTAGAGGATCTAGTGTTTGTTCTGGGTGTGTTTCCCCTCGATTGTGTTTttgaatatatatttaattatgtACCTCCTCCCTTATTTacataaagattattattacCATTATTATTATGATCCTAATGTGCCCCTACATGTCTacacaaaaatataataaaatgagACATCTATTGACCTGATAATTTGTCttatttctgtctttacatTCATGTTGCCCTTCAGTTGCACTTGTTCTCATACATTCTCCACAAAACAATACGTAAATACCATGTATGATTAGTCACAACCCGTGGCTTAAAGCCAGAGGTTGAAGCTTTAATTAAACACTTATAATCTGCTACTGGCTTCTAAAAGATTATGCGTGGGCAGCTGGTTTAGATTAGGAATTTTCTGGTTGGATCTTTGAATTTCACAGACAGATTAAGCAGAAGTGTCAGGTCTGTTTTGCCTCTTCATCAAAGCAAATAATCACAGTTCTGAAAGTGTGTGAGTAAAGTGGGCAGCAAACCTGGTTGGGAATCAGGATTTACTCTCTGTCCTCATTACCATTCATGTCAGAGACTGAGTGCCAACTAAGGACTGAATATTTGTTGGCTGCAAACAGTCACAGTTGGTCTGCTGTTCAAATAAAACCTCCAACTGAGGCAATCTTAGTTAAATTTAATGAATGATACTCTGATCTGAGCTGCTTCCTGTAGACCACCCCTGAGTTGTTTGTGTACTCACCAACTCCCAGAGCCTTCAACTGGCTTTTAAATTCAGGCCTCTCCTCAAGCACTCGCAGCAGGTTGGTGGACTCCATCCGCTCCAGCTCCACCTTCCAGTAGATGTAGATTTTCTGGTTGAAGCTGACGTAGACCAGGCAGGGGCTGTTTTTACCCTCCTTACACGTGTACTGACCTGAAATCACATAGTTTTAAGCCACATTTTGAACCtaaaatttctttaaaacaatccTCTTGGGCCATTGATcgttttgacattttgtcaagtAACATTCTCAATGTTTTGGGGGAACtttctgtgatagaccaacataaagtagtgcttaaccgaaaagtgaaaataaaataaatagtgtTCAAATTTTTCACTAGTATAAATCTAAAACCTTTTGCAAGACACCTTTAACACTCTGCTGACGACTGGTCCAAAGGAACATGGAGCAGCGAGAGTCAAGAGTAGAGGAggacttctgtgtttttatctACATGTCAACAAAGTAATAAAcctagaataaataaaacagtcaaTTTCCCATAGAAGAACAGTGGTTGATCAAACAGAACATAGACTGAAGAACAacactgccatctagtggtgtACGTCTAATTCATAGACGATTATGTTTTCTACACCTAGGCCATGAATGATACAACCAGGctacaaaatgtgacaaaggcCATCCAAAAAGCTAGGTATTTTAAAGCtggttttaattatttcaaCGCAATACTTGCTTCTAAATATTTCAGCTGATTTAGCACATCTAAACTAATATGATTAGCCATTTGGGAGTAATACCACGACTGATTGTAAGCAGCTGCTTAGAAACACTGCTAGAAGCTACAGAGCaactttattataattattattaagaaCTGGGCATAAAATGAcagtaaaattgtttttttcagatggGAATGTCTGCTCAGCAGCTTTTCCTGCACCTCTCTGAGAAGAGTTTCATTGATGACAGAGATTAAAGTGATCCAAACCAGATGAGCTTAGTTGGGTAAGAAGGTTCATAGTTTACAGATGGAAGCCTTACACAAATAAACCCAAGCTGTTTGTTTCGTCTTTGTGGACTAGAACCAAATGAGCGCTGGTGTTTTATATAAATTGATATGAGAGAGTTGCTGTATTTATATTCTGAGCAACCTTATCTCTTTCTAAATGTGGTTTCAGGATTTTTAATATAAACTAAATTCTTAAACCCAATTTTActttgctgtgaaaaagtatttactcccttacaatttgaaaaacaaatgtagtCAATCAGAGTTTGATTTAACAAGGCCAGCAATTACATTGTCCATATTAGAGTTGGTTTGCTTTTCCGCTCAATAAATGATTGATAACTATTGTATATGTATTCTTACAGGTTatgtttgtctgatattaaaatctatttgatgatctgaaataatgcgacaaaaaagcagaaaaagcaaaaaatatgtCAAGGGGCGAATACATTTTTTACAGCTCTtgcattgtttatttatttatttattatttctttattctctTTGTTCATCCTGAGCTTTAATAGCTTAACagatatttactttttaaaactgaatttaaaaaaggtttaatgtaTTGGGTCCAGATGTCCAGAAAtacttaaattattttaaaatactaCATTTgataacaaacaaaacaatgtttggacaatttcactttttgtttaaaGATCTTTGCCATCAGTAAGTAACGTACAGCAGCCTGTAGAGGTTGGTACTGGCCAATACTTTTCCTGTtgcagatgctgatggctgtgggcaggaatgACCTCCTGTAGAGGTCAGTATGACtgtaatgttctttattttatgaaggatccttctttgtacaattaTATCCAGAGGTTATAGAGAGTCCCccgaacagaacagaacagaacagaacagaaccagccttctttatcagcttgttcagCTTTTTTGGGTCActgactctgatgctgctttcCCAATAAATGATTGGTCCTTTTAGTGTTAATTTTATGTATGTGAGTAAGTTTTTGCTTAActgcttatttaaaataattataaattcCAACAATTTATTGTGTCGTTGTTTTAAAAGCCAAACCTGAGACCAGGTCTGAAAACGAGCTTATGATGTCTGGGAAAAGGTTACTTTATTTAAGGTacaattgttttttatgttcccttcctgataaaataaaacattagctaaaaataaaactttgaagTAAACACGGTTGTCTCCTGAGAAACTTAAACTGagccctttaaaaaaaaaaaacgagttttgacatttcctcctgaaggttctgctgattcctgatCTCTGATCTTGGGACCAAAATCAATAACTTCTGTTTTATCTGTATTACGCTGGGGGGCATTATATCCCCTCCACCCACTGGTATTATGAAGACACTCTCTCAGTGACTGCTGTCATGTGGGGACATGGAAATATTAAATTGGGTCAGCAGCATAGATATAGTAACAAATTATGTAATACCCTATAAGGTGAGCAAGGGGAAGCATATAGATACTGAATAGAAGTGGCCCGAGAACAGACCCTTGTGGAACCCCAtcaatgatttttatttgctcACATTTATAAATGGCAAATAGCACAAAGCCATCTCGGTCTACCAAGTAAGATCAAAACCAGTGTGTTCTTACTGGGTGTTTGCTAAGATACAAAGATTCACAAAAGCATATGAACCTGAAACGTTGGTGACAGCAAACTAATTGAAACATAAAGGAAGCTCATTTAATAAAATTCAACCCACTGGTGAAGATGTTTTGGTACCTGCACAGAAGGCGTTGACGTTCTCGTCAAACTGGAACCGCACCACAGTCCTGTTGTGGTCAATAATGTAGGTCTGACCATCCCAGGCGCAGGCCACCACCTCCTCTCTACCATCTCCCTAGAATTAAACACCCACGCAAACAAATTTTCAAAATTAGCACTGAACATCTAATTTGATGTCTTAGTTAACTTCATAAGATTCCAACAACTATATTTTACTACCTGGGAGGGAGATTATACATTGATTGATTTTGCAGGTAAATTTTCACAGTTACAAATACTCCACaacactttaatattttacattttttattatttttgtcaccTTATTTCACTTCTTTGACATTACTAAGCATTTTGTTTACTTATgcaatttaagtttttttttttttttacagaaaatctATGCAATTTTAACACAAATGGATGCCTCTGCAGTTTGAGAGTTTATTTCTTGTAAGGTTAagaagaagcacaaatgacGAAAGGCTGCATTCAACCTGGAGACGTAGCTCCATGTCTGTTCTGTAACTAGCATGAATAGTTGTTGGATTTCCAGCTTCTTCAGTCATTCTGTTAAAGAGTGTTTAGAATCGTCCTGTTGATCCAGTTTGTGTTTCAACCCTCCGCTGTCAGACAGATGACCTCACTCTGATACACAGAGGAGTTCATGCTCAATGCAGTGACTGCAACGTGTACCCAGGTCTTGTGGGTGTCAAACAAGCCCAAACCATTaaccctccaccaccatgcttaacagtggGTATGAGATGTCTGTGGTGACATGCTGCacttggttttctccaaacatggtgctgtgctttacagaaaaacatcttAGTTTTAGACTCATCTGTCTAAACAAAAGAAGTCTTGTGGTTAAATCAGATGCTAATTAGCAAACCTAAGTCATGAAGCCACATTATTCATGGATGTTGCTGTCTTAAAGCTTTTCCACTAGAGAATAATGTCTCTCGGTAGAATGATGGACTTTgaatattttggaaatgaactgatgtctttccagcttggcattgtgttaaacaTCTGTGCTCCAGAGAAGGAAACTGCTAAAACTCCTGCTTGTATAGACATGATCCCAGTGATGGTGATCAACTAATCACGTACATTCAATCAACAGTGCAGGGGTGCTACTTAACCCTTCAAATCCCATGAAACTATGCAGAGTGTGTGCCTGAAAGTGTAGTATATCGACTAGATACTAATGGAACTTCGACAAAATAACTGGAAGCCTTCAGAAGACCACAGGAATAACCCACCCAGCAGCTAGATTGGTGTAAAACCAACCAGTGGTTTTACACCATCACAAATCGACTTACAGTGACATCGAGTTTCTGCAGAGCAAACAGCTGATGATCGACCTGAAATGACCACAAGAGCTGCTCTGAGCTGTCCATCAGCTTCAGGGTCCCTGAGGACAGACGAGGGCAAAAAAGGACATGAAACACAAGTGAGATTTAACTTTCATCCACAATTGTTTAATACAAGAAACTCTgcctttaatttgttttgaaatgCATCAATGTTCAAACACACCTGAACGAAATCGCTAACTTCACCTCATCAGCATGTCACCAAGCTGTGCAGAGGCCTGCTAACAAGCCATTCatttaattcaggtgtgttgtACTGTCGGACAAtagctctcgaggactggagcTCGAGACGCCTGCTCTACACTAAGCAGTTATTAGAGTATTTAAcactttatattgttttattagtcCACTGTGTTctaaaaaactgtttgttttgtcaAAAAGGACACAAGAAAAGACACAAATTGCTGTCTCACCATCTAAAGTACAAAGTGCAAACAGTCCACGTTTAGAGGATTCCTCTTTTGAACctgggaaaagaaagaaaaaaaaaacataagttaCAGCAATTTAAACCAAAAATTTACAGAGTTTTGACTGGCTTTTGAGACAACGTTTGATTTTTTTGTAGGAACTGGAACAAAATATGAATCACAAACAAGAGGGTCATTATTTATCTGTATAGAagcagagattttttttaaatcaaaagttCTAAATCCTTTTCttctatattttttctttatgtgaTGTGCATTCTCATTTTATTTAGGTAATCATTCACAACAACCTGGACTCAAAACAAGTGAtgcactttgactaggacaGTAACCAACAATGacagttaaacaaaaaaaatagaagaGATGACTTATTATAAACCAAACTAGCTGTGAAAAAATACTATAACTAATCAGTTGGTAAATAATTTAATCTGCTTGTTACCTTTGCTTATGCTGCCGACAAGATGAGTAGAAACGTTCTTGTTGTGTATCCGTCCGCTGGTCAGGTAGAGAACTACATCTCTGGAAGGCCCCTCGCTGTGAACAGACAACATGCAGCTGACCTTTCTTTAAAGGCTGAACTTGTAATTTTAGTCTGACTGGGTTTACCTGCTGGGCGTGGCAGGGGCGTCATCCTCAGACTCGGTGGAGTCCTGTTGTGTCCAGGTGCAGAGCAGGATGGCGTAGCCGCAGCCCGGCTGGGACACCATGAGCTCGGGTAAACCTTCAGGACCCGGGTTCACAGACAGACTGTCCACCTGCACAGCAAACACCACAACTCGTTAAGGCTTAATTAAATTCAGAAACCATACAGTTCTGGGTGTAAGGTTtacaagcaaataaaaaataaatttgtgttCTACACCACTTTAAATGTTCTAATTATGAAATGAAGATTgctcaaatatccagccagaattatacCATAAGACTGTTGATAACTACAAAAAGCATGCggtacacatatacacatatgtgtagATGAATACTTACAACTTACAAAGTTCAGCACAACAACTAGGTGACTGAAACTTATAAGTTAAGTATGGATACTTTTGTGCCataaacaatgtttaaacacTGCCATGTAGACCTGTCCCTCCAGTAGCCACTTCTTTAGGAGAACCAGCTGACCGGATCCCCCATCCGAGCTGTCTGAGGGCTCCTCCCAGCGGAATGCTCGAACCACTCGGTCTGTGTACCCCACCACCAACTCACAGCGCCCATCTCCATCTGCACACATGGAGAAAGCCACACTGTTATCACATTTTGCATGACATACATTCaatgcagaaaaatataaagcaaGGATTGTACCAATATCACTGATGAGGATGACTTTAGTGTTAGCAGGAATATGTTGGGTGAAGAAGGGTCTCTGATCGTCAGGACATAGGACTTCATGCTGGCTGGAGGAGTCTGATTTGCTCACGCCCGTCAGATCAAAGAGATGGAACCATCCTTCTGCGCCCACAGCTACAACGAGATTCTGGAAAAGATCCAGGAAACTTAGTCAGATCAATCCCAAACATTTCAGCATCCAGTTGCTTCTGATTTTAATCGGCTCACCTTTCCCTTGTTGCAGACATCTCCGACTGCGACACAGGTCAGCTGGAAAACCAAAACACGTTAAGATCATACTTTTTTCCCCAAGTGGTGCTTGCTGCAGACTCAACTTCAACCCCGCCCACCTCATCAACGTTGAGGTTTAGGCAGGGTTCAGGGTTAGAGTTAGGTGGATTTCCACCTTCAATCCCACCCACCCTGACCGTTGGCAGGGTGGGTGGGGTTGAAACCGTATCACCTCCGGCCAAGGTTCTGCAGCCAGTACCCTCTCCACAGTTTTCCAGTTTGATACCAACCATTCCCACACAGATTCTTGTGATCCAGGGCTTGGATTCATCATTCTTGTAAACAAGTAGCTTTCCACTTGTGTCTCCAACAATCAGCTCGTTCAGCTGCAGAGACAGAGgcacaaagcttttttttttttatcctgcaGCAGCAAGAACAATTCttacaaatcatttttttttttaaatatgacatTTACTTCAGTTAATAGGTTACATTTAATTCAGATTTTGTCCAACTAGGGTAATAAAAAGAAGACATgatgtttcacacttttcagtttttaatgaaCCAAAATTGAGGGTAAATGCAAAATAATCACTGTGTACGTTTAAATATAGCTCAGTATGAGTTTAGGATAATACTTGTAATATAAAATGCACAAGaagaatacaaactaaaaacaatatttgcaaaatctttatttttaaaataattaatagaCTAGTCCTAACCACATAGTACTAGAATTGATCTTCTCTACAGCAGATGAGAAGTCAGGGTTTTGTAAATTATGTTTTGTAGATTTAATAAAACTTTAAGAATGAAAAGGAAATGATCTTTCCTGTTTGGTGTCAGTACTGAGCGTAAATAACGTCTAATAGTAGGAATATTTGATATAAAGATAATATAAGAAGAGGCTCATTACCGAGTCGTTGTCTGCGTCTCCCAGACAGATGGCGTGAGGAAATATGGTTCCTGTAAAGTCCAAACTGACACGCTGCACAAAGTTCAACGACCGCATGACTGCTGGGTTGAAATCTGCAAGCAACCATGTGGAAAACTTTACTTATTCTCAAGCTAAATCAGGTACAGCAGCAAACTCATCCAACGGTAGCTGCACTTCCTAGTAAACAAAACCACGTGACCTAAATCCAACGGAAGctctgaaaagacaaaaatcacATTCGCAGACTAACTTCGGTGTTCAAAGTATTGCATATTTTTCtaagaaatacaataaatatatttatttacagcCAAAACTTCGTCTAAGTGTAATTTCGTCCTTTCCAAGGCGACAGCTCAACTTCTTAATAGTATTTGAAGGTGAAATGATGACATCTAGTGGTCACAGGACGCAAAAGGCATTacacgtttttgttttttgatttatgtttttcttatttttagctatccatccatccatccatccatccatccatcctttattACTATCAAATCTGTAGAATGGAGAAATCTCTTAAACAGCATTAGAAAAGGATCTTAGAAATAATCATGCCCCGATCGAAGGACATTCAATAAGTCTGGAAAAGTTTATGAATCCATTTCTAAGGCCCTGGGACTCCAGTGAATCACAGTACAGCCAAAACAGTTGGCaactctgctgtgaaacaaaaaacatatttgcacTTCCACAAACAgcctttattttaattattttctttatcttttattattttgtatatattataataatataaattcctcccataaagcaaccaaccccccaccaacagatcctctgcctgcactaaagatctccgaggaagaggtaaacaggctctttcagcacatgaaaacaaagaaagctggaggacctgataacatctccccatcatgcctgaaagcctgcgcacatcaacttgctccgatcttcacaaggatcttcaacaagtcactggagaaatgtgaggtcccctcctgcctcaa
This portion of the Girardinichthys multiradiatus isolate DD_20200921_A chromosome 17, DD_fGirMul_XY1, whole genome shotgun sequence genome encodes:
- the itfg2 gene encoding KICSTOR complex protein ITFG2 encodes the protein MRSLNFVQRVSLDFTGTIFPHAICLGDADNDSLNELIVGDTSGKLLVYKNDESKPWITRICVGMLTCVAVGDVCNKGKNLVVAVGAEGWFHLFDLTGVSKSDSSSQHEVLCPDDQRPFFTQHIPANTKVILISDIDGDGRCELVVGYTDRVVRAFRWEEPSDSSDGGSGQLVLLKKWLLEGQVDSLSVNPGPEGLPELMVSQPGCGYAILLCTWTQQDSTESEDDAPATPSSEGPSRDVVLYLTSGRIHNKNVSTHLVGSISKGSKEESSKRGLFALCTLDGTLKLMDSSEQLLWSFQVDHQLFALQKLDVTGDGREEVVACAWDGQTYIIDHNRTVVRFQFDENVNAFCAGQYTCKEGKNSPCLVYVSFNQKIYIYWKVELERMESTNLLRVLEERPEFKSQLKALGVDAEDSSAVRDLVATVLYQDAHT